A single Carnobacterium inhibens subsp. inhibens DSM 13024 DNA region contains:
- a CDS encoding polyprenyl synthetase family protein, which produces MQIHPMWEAYPELHSELIQTIELMDSKIHLRNKPIENAIVDMMHTGGKLIRPAYTLLFSSFGDDHDPSRARAFSAAIEVLHMATLIHDDVIDDSPKRRGQKTIQSKYGKDVAVYAGDYLFTVSFKLITDYSNSMKQMQINTKGMERILMGEIDQMHLRYNKKITIRNYLTQISGKTAQLFALACYSGALESGQDERFARHCYYIGSHIGMAFQIKDDILDYSQTADTFGKPVLEDVKQGVYSSPLIYAMRKNNAAFKDLLNKKDQMTNEDTKKVRQLVIDLGGLKEAERLAHKYTEKALKRIDQLPNTPEKEIIRDVTESLLNRNI; this is translated from the coding sequence ATGCAGATCCATCCTATGTGGGAAGCCTACCCTGAACTGCACTCTGAATTGATACAAACGATCGAATTGATGGATTCAAAAATCCATCTTAGAAATAAGCCTATCGAGAACGCTATAGTCGATATGATGCATACAGGAGGTAAATTGATTCGGCCAGCTTATACCCTATTGTTTTCCTCATTCGGGGATGATCATGATCCTAGCCGGGCACGGGCTTTTTCTGCTGCTATTGAAGTATTGCATATGGCTACGTTGATCCATGATGATGTCATTGATGATTCACCTAAACGACGTGGTCAAAAAACCATTCAATCAAAATACGGCAAAGATGTAGCTGTATATGCTGGTGATTATCTCTTTACCGTGTCATTCAAACTGATAACAGATTATTCTAATTCTATGAAACAAATGCAAATCAACACTAAAGGGATGGAACGCATCCTAATGGGTGAAATTGATCAAATGCATCTTAGATACAATAAAAAAATAACCATTCGAAATTATTTAACTCAGATCTCTGGTAAAACAGCTCAATTATTTGCTTTAGCTTGTTACTCAGGCGCCTTGGAAAGTGGACAAGACGAAAGATTTGCTAGACATTGCTATTATATCGGAAGTCATATTGGTATGGCTTTTCAAATTAAAGATGATATTTTAGATTACTCCCAGACAGCTGATACATTTGGAAAACCCGTGCTAGAGGATGTTAAACAAGGTGTTTATTCTTCGCCTCTCATTTATGCTATGCGGAAAAATAATGCTGCTTTTAAAGACTTGCTTAATAAAAAAGATCAGATGACCAACGAGGACACAAAGAAAGTGCGACAATTAGTGATTGATTTAGGCGGATTAAAGGAAGCTGAACGTTTAGCCCATAAGTACACAGAAAAGGCTTTAAAACGTATTGATCAATTACCAAATACTCCAGAAAAAGAAATTATTCGCGACGTAACGGAGTCACTATTAAACCGTAATATTTAG
- a CDS encoding FMN-binding protein, with protein sequence MEFKKGLKMASVVFASTFVLAACGSDDSTTEESSAVESSAVVESEKTSSESMSSTEAVALQDGSYLLEEKNLDDNGWRVVFNMTVKDGQITESNYDYVNDAGELKSESEEYQKAMKEKVGTGPAEYIPEYNQALVDAQDPSAVEVVSGATHSHELFVEYAQQLVDAAAEGKTDKIEIDN encoded by the coding sequence ATGGAATTTAAAAAAGGTTTGAAAATGGCATCAGTTGTTTTTGCTTCAACATTTGTATTGGCAGCATGTGGGTCAGATGATTCAACTACTGAAGAGAGTTCTGCTGTAGAAAGTTCAGCAGTTGTTGAATCAGAAAAGACAAGCTCTGAGTCAATGAGCTCAACTGAAGCAGTAGCGTTACAAGATGGTTCATACTTATTAGAAGAAAAAAATCTTGATGACAATGGTTGGCGTGTTGTTTTTAATATGACTGTTAAAGACGGACAAATTACAGAATCAAACTATGACTATGTTAATGATGCTGGAGAATTAAAATCAGAAAGCGAAGAATACCAAAAAGCAATGAAAGAAAAAGTTGGAACTGGCCCTGCAGAGTACATTCCTGAATACAACCAAGCTTTAGTAGATGCACAAGATCCTTCAGCTGTTGAAGTTGTGTCGGGCGCAACTCATTCTCATGAATTGTTTGTTGAATATGCACAACAACTCGTTGATGCAGCAGCGGAAGGTAAAACAGATAAGATTGAAATAGATAACTAA
- a CDS encoding Gx transporter family protein: MNRNQKLVYIALLAAQAVILSLVERSIPFPFAFAPGAKLGIANLITIVAIFTLPLKDSFTVVWMRLIMTTLLGGTLSTFMYSCAGALLSYVGMLIVKMLGPKRVSIIGISATGGILHNVGQLAVASWIAQTWTVMLYLPILSFMGILSGIAIGIAANYLMTHVRTLKDFQSHTQHHSKKSSRKTTYANS; this comes from the coding sequence ATGAATAGAAACCAAAAACTTGTATATATTGCATTATTGGCAGCTCAAGCTGTTATTTTAAGTTTAGTTGAAAGAAGCATTCCTTTTCCCTTTGCCTTTGCTCCAGGTGCAAAACTTGGAATTGCTAACCTTATTACAATTGTGGCTATATTTACGTTACCTTTAAAAGACAGTTTTACAGTAGTCTGGATGAGACTCATTATGACTACTCTCCTCGGAGGCACCTTGTCTACTTTTATGTACAGTTGTGCCGGAGCTCTATTGAGTTATGTTGGCATGCTAATCGTAAAAATGTTGGGGCCAAAACGTGTCAGCATTATCGGAATAAGTGCTACAGGTGGTATCTTGCATAATGTTGGCCAATTAGCAGTTGCTAGTTGGATCGCTCAAACGTGGACCGTTATGCTTTACTTGCCTATTTTATCCTTCATGGGTATTTTGTCTGGTATTGCTATTGGTATTGCTGCTAATTATCTAATGACTCATGTAAGAACATTAAAAGATTTCCAAAGTCATACTCAACACCATAGTAAAAAAAGTAGTCGTAAAACTACTTATGCAAATTCTTAA
- a CDS encoding FAD-dependent oxidoreductase, whose product MTQTNVVVVGAGFAGVAATKQLAKKLKKNKDVTITLIDRHSYLTYMTELHEVAGGRVEPEAIQYDLQRLFARKKNVNLVTDTVTAVDHDKKVVVTENGSYNYDYLVLGMGGEPNDFGTPGVKEHGFTLWSLEDAVRLRHHIETTVAAAAIEHDAEKRAAMMRFVICGSGFTGIEMVGELLDWKDVLAKEYKFDASEIELIVVEAAPTILNTLPRQDADKAEKFMTKKGIKIMKDAPIVSVGSDSVLLKSGEEIATKTLVWTAGVKANTDTAEFGMEQARAGRLVANEFMEAKDLKDVYVIGDLVYYEEEEGKPTPQIVQAAEQTGHTAAVNVIAAIEGKEKHKFESNYQGTMVSIGSKYGVAYLMDKFHLSGFFAMLMKHIVNLKYFLDIRSGYYMVQYIFHEFFHIKNQRNIFRGHLSRYGNVLWSVPLRVFYGSMWCFEGVKKAFGLFGSQSWFGDNVALPFSWLQDVTSGASEVVDEVTEVAKPIFGLSYVYGEEPMMVLSHAPGWFNSIMEFMIPTPEVALIFQKFMTCVEIAIGLALIAGLFTWLASAATVALVVSFALSGMFYWVNIWFVFAAIALMNGSGRAFGLDYYVIPWIQKVAGKWWYGTPRSLYK is encoded by the coding sequence ATGACTCAAACAAATGTAGTTGTTGTTGGTGCTGGTTTTGCAGGAGTTGCTGCTACGAAACAATTAGCAAAGAAACTTAAGAAAAATAAAGATGTAACGATCACGTTAATCGATCGTCACTCTTACCTTACTTATATGACCGAATTGCACGAAGTGGCTGGGGGACGTGTTGAGCCTGAAGCTATTCAATATGATTTACAACGTTTATTCGCTCGCAAAAAAAATGTTAACTTGGTAACAGATACCGTTACTGCTGTTGACCACGATAAAAAGGTTGTTGTAACTGAAAACGGATCTTACAACTATGATTATTTAGTTTTAGGTATGGGTGGAGAACCAAATGACTTTGGAACACCTGGAGTTAAAGAACACGGCTTCACTCTTTGGTCATTAGAAGACGCTGTTCGTTTACGTCATCACATTGAAACTACTGTTGCTGCTGCAGCAATTGAACACGATGCTGAGAAACGTGCAGCTATGATGCGTTTTGTGATTTGTGGTTCTGGATTTACGGGTATCGAAATGGTCGGAGAATTATTAGATTGGAAAGATGTTTTAGCTAAAGAATACAAATTTGACGCTTCTGAGATCGAATTGATCGTTGTTGAAGCTGCTCCTACTATCTTAAACACACTTCCTCGTCAAGATGCCGATAAAGCTGAAAAATTCATGACGAAAAAAGGCATCAAGATTATGAAAGATGCTCCAATTGTTAGCGTTGGTTCAGATTCTGTTCTATTAAAATCTGGAGAAGAAATTGCTACGAAAACATTAGTCTGGACTGCTGGTGTTAAAGCGAACACAGATACAGCAGAATTTGGAATGGAACAAGCACGCGCAGGACGCCTAGTTGCTAATGAATTTATGGAAGCAAAAGATCTAAAAGATGTTTATGTTATTGGTGATCTTGTCTACTACGAAGAAGAAGAAGGTAAACCAACTCCTCAAATCGTACAAGCTGCTGAACAAACTGGACACACTGCTGCTGTTAACGTGATTGCAGCCATTGAAGGTAAAGAAAAACACAAATTCGAATCAAATTACCAAGGAACAATGGTTTCTATCGGTTCGAAATATGGTGTTGCTTATTTGATGGATAAATTCCACCTTAGCGGATTCTTCGCTATGTTAATGAAACACATTGTGAATTTGAAATACTTCCTTGATATTCGTTCTGGCTACTACATGGTACAATATATATTCCATGAATTCTTCCACATCAAAAACCAAAGAAATATTTTCCGCGGTCATCTTTCTCGGTACGGAAATGTCTTATGGAGTGTTCCTTTAAGAGTCTTTTACGGTAGTATGTGGTGTTTTGAAGGGGTCAAAAAAGCCTTTGGTTTATTTGGTTCTCAAAGCTGGTTTGGCGATAATGTAGCTTTACCGTTCTCTTGGTTGCAAGACGTAACTAGTGGAGCTTCAGAAGTAGTGGACGAAGTTACGGAAGTTGCAAAACCTATCTTTGGTCTGAGCTACGTATACGGTGAAGAACCCATGATGGTTTTATCTCATGCTCCTGGCTGGTTTAACAGTATTATGGAATTTATGATTCCTACTCCTGAAGTAGCTCTAATTTTCCAAAAGTTCATGACTTGTGTGGAAATTGCTATTGGTTTGGCTTTAATTGCCGGCTTATTCACTTGGTTAGCTAGTGCTGCTACTGTTGCTTTAGTTGTCAGCTTTGCTTTATCTGGTATGTTCTACTGGGTCAACATTTGGTTTGTCTTCGCAGCTATCGCTTTGATGAATGGTTCTGGTCGTGCGTTTGGTTTAGACTACTACGTGATTCCATGGATTCAAAAAGTTGCCGGTAAATGGTGGTATGGTACACCAAGGTCTTTATATAAATAA